One Myotis daubentonii chromosome 17, mMyoDau2.1, whole genome shotgun sequence genomic window, GCCCACTGTGACCTCACGCTGTGGGAGGTGGGACAGGCTGACTGTGGCTGTACCTGCCGGGCCCATTGTGatcccctggggcagggcagctCTCTGAGCTTCCACGGGGCAGCTGTACACACTCCCACGGAACCGGCCCGCGCTGCGTGCGCCCATGCGGCGGCTCACCTGGTCGGAGCTCACGGTTATGGGCTCCttgagcagcagccacacgatgCACTCCTCACAGGGCGGGGTGGTGAAGGAGCCGTGGTAGGTCCAGTAgtcacggcaggcggggaacaggCAGGACGGATCGAAGTTGGTGAAGGGCACCTCCTTGCCCTgcgtggtgggaggggggggcgggcaggcgaGATGGGCAGGTGAGGAGGCAGGTGCACTAACGTGCACACCGcgctccccaggccctcaccactgTGTTTGTCAGAATAAATTCAAGGCCGTAGAGACAACGGAGCTTCTAAACAAAGCACGTGCCTTCAGAAATAAAGGGCAAAGGGCAAAGGGCAGCAGGCCGGTGAGGTCTGACTGGCTCTGGGACAGTCCTGTAATGTTATTCCTCCTCAGCTGTCAGAGCTGTAGTTCTATCACTTCCCAACAAAAGGAGAAACCTCGCTAAACTGCAACAAAAACCATTCACATCAGTTAATCTTTGGGTCTTAGTGGGAACAAGAGGCTCAGGTTCTGTGGAACACGGACTGCTTCCTGTGGCGGCAAAGCGCACCCGCACTCGATGGAGCGGCCGCAGACAGTGCCAGCGGGTGCACTAGGGGTTTCCTGCGAGGGTGGCCGTAGGTGGGTGCTACCAGCAGCCACATATGGCACCTCTgcaaatgtgtgtgtgcgtgtaggTGCTGTGCATTGTGTGTACGCATGTAACATGTGGGTGCACATGATCTGTGCACTTGCTGTTTCACGTACGCACATGTGGTGTGTGTTCATGTGCTGTGTTGTGTGTGCATACATGGTGCATGTGTGTAAATGTGTATGTACATTTGTTGTGTGTGTATgacgtgtttgtgtgtgcatgtggtgtgtgttgtatatgtgtacacatatgGGGGGTgcctgtggtgtgtgtgcatatgGTGTATGCATGTGGTTGTGTGTATGTAGTGTGTGTGAATATGGTAtaagtatgtgtgtgcatgttgtaTGTGTatatggtgtgtgtatgtggtgtgtgcatgtgttgggGGTGGCCATAGCTCATTCACTCATTGAGAAAGCAGTTATGTAACAAACTGACAGTGAGCATTACATAAGCTAATGCAGGTGAAAGGGCTTTAAAGCTGTAAACATACGGGTATAATGGTCTTTATCTGCATATGTGCTTAGCATACTCATCAAACTTGGCAACAGAATTCaggtgaaagaaatacacttgAAATGTAGAAAGAGAAAGCTGACAGATCTCGTTCTCTGTTCTCGGAGGGAAAGGAGGATTTTTTACCTTTGTCTTCACTTTGTCCAGCGCATCGAGAATCAGCTGGAACTCGCCTTTCTCACGTCCTATCTGTAAGAAAATAGAAAACCGATAATTACACTTTTCCCTTCTCCATAATGTAGGACTGTCTTAAAATCCAGTTTTGACCCATCCATCTGCAACCAGTACTCATAACTCTGCCAGGAATTCTTGCACTGAGCAAACCATAAATTTCTTTCTCCCCCACAAATTTCAGAGTTTGCATTTTCTGAACTAAACTTGGACTCCAGGCCTCTGAAGGACAGAACCACAAAATTGCATGTTGATCTGCTTCTGTGTCCTCGACCTTCTTTGCAAAGTCgctccatgtttttctttttttaagatagaaTTAGAACCAGAATGGACTCGGTGTACCTAAAACTAGACTCCCATCCGTCTTTCCACTCAGACCCACGCCCTCCCTGTGGAGCTGTGTCCAAGCGTGGACATGACCAGTGAAGGAAGAACATAAGAGGAACCAGGTCattcagaaagaaagaaggcaGGTGTCCGCTCCTGGCTTAGAGTCTAGATTATGTCACCACTAAAGTCTTGTGTTAACGACACTAAGGCCTCTAAAACCGAGGCTGGCTCAACAACACACACATTCCCCGTGCTGTCTCCGCTGAGACCTTGAGCATGTGGCCTGCCTGAGCCTGGGGGGTGCGCGGCCGGGCCCAGCATCACAGATTCCCCAACATCGGCTTTGCTGGTATGCAGGCCGTGGGATGAGTCGTGGGAAGGGGTAATGGGCCGTGCTGCCCGCCCGCCCTCTGCACCACACTCATCTACAGATCCACATCTTGAGAAATATGGCAAAAGGTACACTTTTAAGGGAAAGCAGACATTTTGAGCTGGTCTTAGCAGAAATACCTGCATTAGTTGAATGAATACTGAAATTCGTTCTGCTCCCCGTTAAGCAGAAGGGGGGAGTGAACGGTGCCACCCTGAGCGTGGGCAGGAGGCCAGCTTGGGAATGAGGCGCGTGGCCGCGGGCTCCTCACCTTCAGGAAGATGCCCACCACGGCGGTGCCGTCCGGCTGCTTCAGAGCCTCCCCGAAGGTGTTGTACTTCGGGTTCCAGTGGACCAGATGCAGCTGGAAGCAGAGAGGCTGTGAGCTCATCCCCGGCGCCAGGGAACCGCGCCACACGCCCGCAGGACACCCGCGGCTCCCGGCCCGAGGCCGCTGAGAGCGCAGGGAAGCTGGTGGGATCCTAACAGTAACAGCCACCATTTGGGCGACATGTCGAATGTTCAAATGTGCATAAAAGGAGGATACATAGATTTAGGGCTTTGTGATAAACAGTGAATAAAAATTGAGCTGTGAAGTCAGAGATTTGCTCCCTCCTCTGACTGAGACAGCTCAGTCCGCTAGCACCTGCAGCCACAGGGAACTGGGAAGCAGGGGGGCAAGCCGGGATGTGAACGTCTTACATCAGCCTCCTGTTCGCAGTCGGGGTACCTCATCCTAACTGAGGACAGAGGCGCCAGGTAAATTTGTCCAAGGCCCATATGGAGCCACGTAGAATGGCAAGGGAACACAATATTCCTAGCCGTTCACACAATATCAAACGAGAGAGGTGCCCCCATGCACAGAGGTCAGGCTGCAAGCCCCTGTATTTGTGAGGCGCACACTTAACTGGGGGGGATGCCTAGAGGCCTTGGCAGTAGGAGTGTCTCGCGCCGGGCTCAGGGGGGCTGTGGGCGGATGGCCACGCGAGGGCCTGTGGGTCTCCCAGAGTTAGTTCACCCAACAGCCAGCTGCCTGAGAGTGTCCCCGCCCCTGGCTTCCTGCGCTGCCCCAGCTGCCGGGAGGGGGAAGGGCGGGAAGATGCTTGCCTCCAGGCACCATCGCCTCCAGCAGGAGGCTTCTCTTAGTTCCTTGTAATTCAGGGCCTTGATCTGAGCTACaaattgtgctttttaaaatggaCGCACTGAGACAAAGAGCACTATTTGCTCTtcgtgtgtgtgaatgtatgtgcaCATGCAATCACACACGCATGAACAGCCTTCATGAGGAGACAGGGGCTGGGTGCTGGCAGAACTCCGCACCTGAAGAGCTCTTTCCACAGGGGCAGCTCAGGGCGCAGGACAAGCTGCGGACGCACAGCCGGTCTGAGGCAGAGCCCGGCACGCCCCCCGGGGGACTTCTGACGCCGCCtgctgtgcctcggtttccccacctGTCCCCTGCCTCGTGGGGCTGCCAGAGGGCTCAGCGGTGCTCACCTGGAAGCATCCCATCGGCCAGGACTTCCTTCTGTTCAGCTGCAGTCCAAACTCTTAGTGCCACCTCGGAACTCTTCCCTCGGGCACCCACCCCGCCCCTTAACTGTTAGCCGCTAGCCCAGAAGTCCGCAGCCTCAGCTTCCGAGAAAGGACCGCAGCTCTTGGCAAAGCTACAGGCTGGGCACAGAGCGGACGCGCGGCGTGGCTGTTCCCGGGGCGGCGGCTCCTACCTCGGCGGCGTACTGCACCCCGTCCACGGTGTGCTCGGAGCCGTGGTCGTCCGCGGAGCCCCAGTGCAGGTGGAACTGGCGCAGGCGGTAGGGCCCGCTGAGAGGGCCGCCCCTCAGCACTGCGAGGAGAAGCTGGTCAGCGGGTGCTGGACCCGCCGAGCCCCACCCGACGCTGCCCtgaggctgggggggagggggggtgccccCAGGCCACACGGCCCCCTCTTCCAAAAGAGAGTCTTGGCATCTATCAAAGCCAACCCTGTTTCCATCCTGTCTTGTTTGTTTGCtcgttttattatttttttaaatgtcaatttaaCATTTATGAGCATAAAAGTGAAGCAACAGGGTGAGCCCTGGGGTTGTAGACAAGCAGAGTGTGGGTGGGCGTGTGGAGCAGTGGGGAGTGACTGCTGGCTGAGAACCAGACAGATACCTGGCCCTgtgcccttccccttcctcccccatccccccccctcgccctgtgccctccccctggccctgtgCCTGCCCCCTGACCCTGTGCCTCCCCCCTGGCTCTGTGACCACCCTCCACCATGTGCCCTCCCCCCTACCCGCCCTGCGCCCACCCCCCTGGCCCTGTGTCCTCAGGCAAGTTGCTGATCTTCTCTGGGAAGGTGCTAATAGCACCAGCAtttggggctgctgggaggatggaaggagattAAGAACTGAACTGCTCATCATGGTGCCCAGCGGGGCACTGAGCGAAGTGAGTTCTTTTCTCCAACCACTTTCCTATTCCAAGCCAGAGCGCCATTGAGACGGCCTGTTCCAATGAGAGGAAGTGGGAAGCCAGGTTTCCCAGGGGAGCGCTCCCAGGCATGAACTGGAGCTGCTGTCCAAATGCCTCCGTCCTGTCACTTCATTTGGTTTCAGTCACTCGGCCCGGGGAGTGAGTGAGCGGCTGAACTATTCCCTGGAGGATGTGGGAACCAGGCAGAAACCTTCAACTCAAGATTgaggccccagctggtgtggctcagtggatagagcactggcctgcggactgaagggtcccgggtttgattccgtcaagggcacatgcctgggttgcggggtcaatccccactggggggcgtgcaggaggcagccgatcaatgattctctctcatccttgatgtttctatctctctctccctctcccttcttctctgaaatataaataaataagtaaaattatttatcaataGCAGCTGGCTCATCATAGAATGCAGTTCTAGAAAGAACTGCCCGCCTACGGGCCCTGAAGCAGCCTGGAGAACCACAGCACCCGTCTGAAACGGCAGAGCGAGGCTCCCATGAGCGTGGTCATGCGGGAGCCATGGCTTGACGCGCTGCATGTCCTGTCCAACCGCTGGCACAGTCACCTGGACACGCCTCCAACGTGTGAGGACGAGCCCACGGCACTGCACGGGGCCGGCCACCCGCTGACCCCAATGGCATGTCCATGGCCCAACCTAATTGGTCCTGTTTCAGGCTGTTGTTCATCCCCCCAAATGGCATTTGATTTAAATGGAGAGAAAGGTAAGAGATAAGCAACATAGATTATTGCTTAAGAAAATGTCTATTTCTATGATATTCCTGCCTTGGCACTCCTGGTAGGAGGAACTGTGGCTTGCTCCTTTTTATGACATCCTCGAGAATCTTCCTGTATGTGCATCACTAAGGATGGTTTTAACTTTTTTACAAATCGGGTCATCAGAAGATGTGTTGTTGCACGTCAAGCACCAAAATATTCAGGGAAGACTTACCTCGTGTACAGTGAAACAGCCTCTCTAGTCAGCCCCTTAGAGATGCCACTGGTTTGCTAACAGTGTAGGTATAATAAAGAGCT contains:
- the CA3 gene encoding carbonic anhydrase 3, whose translation is MAKEWGYASHNGPDHWHELYPIAKGDNQSPIALHTKDIKYDSSLQPWSASYDPASCKSILNNGKTCRVVFDDTYDRSMLRGGPLSGPYRLRQFHLHWGSADDHGSEHTVDGVQYAAELHLVHWNPKYNTFGEALKQPDGTAVVGIFLKIGREKGEFQLILDALDKVKTKGKEVPFTNFDPSCLFPACRDYWTYHGSFTTPPCEECIVWLLLKEPITVSSDQMAKLRSLLSSAENEPPVPLVGNWRPPQPIKGRVVRASFK